In Mastigocladopsis repens PCC 10914, a single window of DNA contains:
- a CDS encoding tetratricopeptide repeat protein has protein sequence MLKDSQGLEVTTDSKETIAAIDRFITQALSYGKDAEACILRGIAADPTCALIHAYAAAHYLCQENATAWQQATPHLQAAQQHLPNVTKREQLYIQAISAWATGAIDRRMLRRSRPKGGMLSKGGAQGALALHEAIAQEFPQDLISVQQGQYHYFYLGDKERLLKIAQKVLRANQENHYLYGMVAFGLEQCHQLMEAEAMARMATTMNRHDPWAHHAIAHVMETQGRVDEGIAWMESHADTWENCNSMLYTHNWWHVALYYLERGDAEKVLTLYDTHVWGRAQKESPKDQVGAIALLLRLELRGVDVGERWQVLSAYLFPRLHEHALPFQDLHYVYALAKAGRSEWLTQMQLSMQKHAATVNPYLRRNWSVVAIPAARGMVAHAKGDWSTAIAELKPILPLLHYASDTVGEFPKHLN, from the coding sequence ATGCTAAAAGACTCTCAAGGACTGGAAGTGACAACAGACTCAAAAGAGACTATCGCAGCCATCGACCGTTTCATCACACAAGCCCTCAGCTATGGCAAGGATGCTGAAGCTTGTATCTTACGGGGGATTGCGGCAGACCCAACCTGTGCTTTGATTCATGCCTATGCAGCTGCTCATTACCTCTGTCAAGAAAACGCTACGGCTTGGCAGCAAGCTACACCCCACTTACAAGCGGCTCAACAGCATTTACCAAACGTCACAAAGCGAGAGCAGTTGTACATACAAGCAATTTCAGCCTGGGCTACAGGAGCAATTGACCGAAGGATGCTCCGCAGGAGCCGCCCCAAGGGGGGGATGCTCTCGAAGGGAGGCGCCCAAGGCGCGCTCGCATTACACGAGGCTATTGCTCAAGAGTTTCCCCAGGACCTCATATCAGTTCAGCAGGGACAATATCACTACTTCTACTTGGGCGACAAAGAAAGATTGCTCAAAATTGCTCAAAAAGTTTTAAGAGCCAATCAGGAAAATCATTACCTGTATGGGATGGTGGCTTTTGGTTTGGAACAGTGCCATCAGTTGATGGAAGCAGAAGCAATGGCTCGAATGGCAACGACGATGAACCGCCATGACCCTTGGGCGCATCATGCCATTGCTCATGTCATGGAAACTCAAGGACGAGTCGATGAGGGGATTGCCTGGATGGAAAGCCATGCTGACACCTGGGAAAACTGCAACTCCATGCTGTACACACACAATTGGTGGCATGTAGCGCTGTACTACCTTGAAAGAGGCGACGCAGAAAAGGTATTAACGCTATACGATACTCATGTTTGGGGACGTGCCCAGAAAGAATCTCCTAAAGACCAAGTAGGGGCGATCGCCCTGTTGTTACGGTTAGAGTTGCGTGGAGTTGATGTTGGCGAACGTTGGCAAGTTTTGAGTGCATATCTTTTTCCCCGCCTTCACGAACACGCATTGCCCTTTCAAGACTTGCATTATGTCTACGCACTGGCAAAAGCAGGACGTAGTGAATGGTTGACCCAAATGCAGCTCAGTATGCAGAAACACGCTGCCACAGTGAATCCCTACTTACGTCGAAACTGGTCTGTTGTGGCAATTCCGGCTGCTAGAGGTATGGTTGCTCACGCCAAAGGAGACTGGTCAACGGCGATCGCTGAACTGAAACCAATCTTGCCCCTATTGCACTACGCTTCTGATACCGTTGGCGAATTCCCAAAACATCTAAACTGA